TCCTACTCTTCACGATCGGCTTTTTCATCATGAACGCCAATGCCTATTCTCAGATCACTATGGCGTGGTTGACCCAATTTTCGGGAGCATCCACGGAAAGCCCTCTCACCGATCTCGCCGCGCAACAAGCCGCGCCGATACAAGAGTTGTTTCCGGTTTCAAATAATAAAGAAGATCAAAAACTCCAAATCCCGGATCTTAACCTTGCCGTGACCCCTCCTGACAACCGTTTGATTATCCCAAAACTCAACAAAAATATTCCAATCCTCGACACCGACCTCGCCAAGCTGGCGAACGCGGATATCAGTGTCTTGGAGGACTCGTTTCAAGAGGATTTGAAAAACGGCGTGATCCATTTCCCGGGAACCGCCAATCCGGGAGAAATCGGAAATGTGTTTATTACCGGGCACAGCTCGTATTATTTATGGGATGAGGGCGATTATAAGGATGTTTTTGCGCGGTTGAACAAGCTCGTGGTCGGGGATGACATTGTGGTGTATTACAATCAACAAAAATACACGTATAAGGTTCGCGAAAAGAGAGAAGTGAAAAAAGACGATGTCAGCATTTTGGAGCAAGGCGATGAAAAAATCCTCACGCTCATGACCTGCACGCCGGTGGGGACGAATTTGAGACGGTTGGTGATTGTGGCGGAGCAGCAGATATGAGCGTAAGCGAATGTCTCTTTCCTGTTTTACATACAGGCTTGAATCAAGGCTCATTTTTTGTATTTCGCCTGGGATAAAAAAATGCGAGGGGAGGACACTTCGCTGGCGCTCCGTGCCTAAAAGGTGAATATATACTCACCCACTGATTTTGTCACGTCAAAATGATGGTTTTGATCTGGGGAAGTGATGATTTTTGTGGTAGATTTTGGCTGATAAAAAGCATCATTTAATCTTCTTT
The genomic region above belongs to Candidatus Gracilibacteria bacterium and contains:
- a CDS encoding class D sortase — translated: MGKSYSDQDSAHELRLQELEKMVARFMQEVQELESYVQNKVQKIRHAEIEIQKIKESLKQAAVEVDSLVVNPPSAATLRSWRKQETSSLTERLADKFAILKKPVSFPKISLPKLRAPKFHLPRLHFPQVRLPKFHAPKIRFPQFHLPKLSLKPFWTGLRHLTRAAIFSFLLFTIGFFIMNANAYSQITMAWLTQFSGASTESPLTDLAAQQAAPIQELFPVSNNKEDQKLQIPDLNLAVTPPDNRLIIPKLNKNIPILDTDLAKLANADISVLEDSFQEDLKNGVIHFPGTANPGEIGNVFITGHSSYYLWDEGDYKDVFARLNKLVVGDDIVVYYNQQKYTYKVREKREVKKDDVSILEQGDEKILTLMTCTPVGTNLRRLVIVAEQQIGA